The proteins below are encoded in one region of Limnochorda pilosa:
- a CDS encoding argininosuccinate synthase: MALDGKATGGVKKVVLAYSGGLDTSVIIPWLKERYGCQVVAMVADVGQEEDLGEVRAKALASGAERVYVEDLREAFVHDYILPAVQAGAVYEEGYLLGTSMARPLIATRQVQIAEREGADALAHGATGKGNDQVRFELTYKALRPDLKVIAPWREWELRSRSDEIRYAQAHGVPVTATAEKPYSIDENLWHTSYEGGVLEDPWNGPDPSMFRRTAAPETAPDRPEEVEIAFHAGVPVALNGRRVELLAFLQELNALAGKHGVGRVDLVENRLVGMKSRGVYETPGGTVWMAAHRALETLVLDRATAHMKAVLAQRYAELVYDGLWYTPLRQALDAFVASTQERVTGEVRLRLFKGSVQVKGRRSPHALYDAEFVTFEEDSVYRQDDAAGFIRLFGLPVEIAARRRVQEGARASTAV; this comes from the coding sequence ATGGCGTTGGATGGAAAGGCGACGGGTGGCGTGAAGAAGGTGGTGCTGGCCTACTCGGGGGGCCTGGACACCTCGGTGATCATCCCCTGGCTGAAGGAACGCTACGGCTGCCAGGTGGTGGCGATGGTGGCCGACGTGGGCCAGGAGGAGGACCTGGGGGAGGTGCGGGCCAAGGCCCTGGCCAGCGGGGCCGAGCGGGTCTACGTGGAGGACCTGAGGGAGGCCTTCGTCCACGACTACATCCTGCCGGCGGTGCAGGCGGGCGCGGTCTACGAGGAGGGGTACCTGCTGGGCACCTCCATGGCCCGGCCCCTGATCGCCACCCGCCAGGTGCAGATCGCGGAGCGCGAGGGCGCCGACGCCCTGGCCCACGGGGCCACGGGGAAGGGGAACGACCAGGTCCGCTTCGAGCTGACCTACAAGGCCCTCCGGCCGGACCTGAAGGTGATCGCCCCCTGGCGCGAGTGGGAGCTGCGCTCCCGCAGCGACGAGATCCGCTACGCCCAGGCCCACGGCGTGCCGGTGACGGCCACCGCGGAGAAGCCCTACAGCATCGACGAGAACCTGTGGCACACCAGCTACGAGGGCGGTGTGCTGGAGGATCCCTGGAACGGGCCCGATCCTTCCATGTTCCGCCGCACCGCGGCGCCCGAGACCGCGCCGGACCGGCCGGAAGAGGTGGAGATCGCCTTCCACGCGGGCGTGCCCGTCGCCCTCAACGGTCGCCGGGTGGAGCTCCTGGCCTTCCTTCAGGAGCTGAACGCCCTGGCCGGCAAGCACGGGGTCGGGCGGGTGGACCTGGTGGAGAACCGCCTCGTGGGGATGAAGTCCCGGGGCGTCTACGAGACGCCGGGCGGCACCGTCTGGATGGCGGCCCACCGGGCGCTGGAGACGCTGGTCCTCGACCGGGCCACCGCACACATGAAGGCGGTCCTGGCCCAGCGCTACGCGGAGCTGGTCTACGACGGGCTCTGGTACACGCCACTCCGGCAGGCGCTGGACGCCTTCGTGGCCAGCACCCAGGAGCGGGTCACGGGCGAGGTGCGGCTGCGCCTCTTCAAAGGAAGCGTGCAGGTGAAGGGCCGCCGCTCGCCCCACGCCCTCTATGACGCCGAGTTCGTCACCTTCGAGGAAGACTCGGTCTACCGCCAGGACGACGCGGCGGGCTTCATCCGCCTCTTCGGCCTGCCCGTGGAGATCGCCGCCCGGCGCCGGGTGCAGGAGGGAGCCAGGGCTTCCACGGCGGTCTAG
- a CDS encoding aspartate aminotransferase family protein, translated as MASEAPDRHLMPTYRRHLTLVRGQGSYVEDASGRRYLDWVAGIAVNALGHRHPRVLEALGRAAERFLHVSNLYLTEPQQELAGRLSRLTGLDRVFFANSGAEANEAAIKLARRYFAQQGKSGRVEILAVSHAFHGRTLATLAATDKPAYQQGFGPLPRGFHRIPRSDEPGALLALRRGIGPQTAAVMLEVVQGEAGVHPLDPEYLREVRRLCDRWGALLIVDEVQSGMGRTGPFAAYQRVGIQPDICTLAKALGGGLPLGATCAREAVAQAFQPGSHASTFGGNPVACELALAVLDLLESEGYLGEDGIVARLGAAFGRRLQELKAAGLPITAIRQVGLMIGADVAVPAEAVVRAAEGEGLLVNATGPHTLRLLPPYTTTQQELEEGFAKLEAALRAVAAEPPARDGAPPGAGPAAGPTEGSTPLKERTPRA; from the coding sequence ATGGCTTCGGAAGCTCCGGATCGTCACCTGATGCCCACGTACCGGCGGCACCTCACCCTGGTGCGCGGCCAGGGAAGCTACGTGGAGGACGCGTCGGGCCGCCGCTACCTGGACTGGGTGGCCGGCATCGCGGTCAACGCGCTGGGGCACCGGCATCCCCGGGTGCTGGAGGCGCTGGGGCGTGCCGCGGAGAGGTTCCTCCACGTGTCGAACCTCTACCTCACCGAGCCCCAGCAGGAGCTGGCGGGGCGGCTCAGCCGGCTGACGGGGCTCGACCGGGTCTTCTTCGCGAACTCGGGCGCGGAGGCCAACGAGGCGGCCATCAAGCTCGCACGGCGGTACTTCGCGCAGCAGGGGAAGAGCGGCCGGGTGGAGATCCTCGCCGTGAGCCACGCCTTCCACGGCCGCACCCTGGCCACCCTGGCCGCCACCGACAAGCCCGCCTACCAGCAGGGTTTCGGGCCGCTGCCCCGGGGCTTCCACCGCATCCCCCGCTCCGACGAGCCGGGCGCGCTCCTGGCGCTCCGGCGGGGAATCGGGCCCCAGACGGCCGCCGTGATGCTGGAGGTGGTGCAGGGCGAGGCGGGCGTCCACCCCCTGGACCCGGAGTACCTGCGGGAGGTGCGCCGGCTCTGCGACCGCTGGGGCGCGCTCTTGATCGTGGACGAGGTCCAGTCTGGCATGGGGCGCACGGGCCCCTTCGCCGCCTACCAGCGGGTGGGCATTCAGCCCGACATCTGCACCCTGGCCAAGGCGCTGGGCGGCGGGTTGCCCCTGGGGGCCACCTGTGCCCGGGAGGCGGTGGCCCAAGCCTTCCAGCCCGGAAGCCACGCCTCCACCTTCGGGGGGAACCCGGTGGCCTGCGAGCTGGCCCTGGCGGTGCTGGACCTGCTGGAGAGCGAGGGGTACCTGGGCGAGGACGGGATCGTGGCCCGGCTGGGGGCCGCCTTCGGGCGGCGGCTTCAGGAGCTGAAGGCGGCCGGCCTCCCCATCACCGCCATCCGCCAGGTGGGGCTCATGATCGGCGCCGACGTGGCCGTGCCGGCCGAGGCGGTCGTCCGGGCCGCGGAAGGCGAGGGGCTCCTGGTGAACGCCACGGGCCCCCACACCCTGCGGCTCCTGCCTCCCTACACTACCACCCAGCAGGAGCTGGAGGAGGGCTTCGCCAAGCTCGAGGCCGCCCTGCGGGCGGTGGCGGCGGAGCCGCCTGCCAGGGACGGTGCCCCGCCGGGAGCCGGGCCCGCCGCCGGCCCCACGGAAGGTTCGACGCCGCTGAAGGAGCGGACGCCTCGTGCCTAA
- the argJ gene encoding bifunctional glutamate N-acetyltransferase/amino-acid acetyltransferase ArgJ, producing MAVLLESPSEPRPVPGGLDAVRGIQAAGVHCGIKGRNPDLAVVVTHPPAVAAGTFTTNRVQAAPVVVSREHLARGGLVRAIVVNSGIANACTGEQGLADARRMAAVLAERLGAAPQEVLVASTGVIGQSLPMEKVEAGIQAAVEQVRAGGGADAARAICTTDTRIKQAAVKVSLRGGTVRVGGMAKGSGMIHPNMATMLAFVATDAAVEREWLEERWRRSVAASYNRITVDGDTSTNDMALVLANGASGVRPDGPGEEALLGEALDQVNLELARMIAADGEGASHLMVVRVTGAASPEEADRCARTIAASPLVKTAVAGRDPNWGRILAAAGRSGVTLDPSRLDLWIGGVQVAAGGAGRKGAEEAARARMEPFEVEIRLDLGSGPHEGLAFGCDLTEGYVRINAEYRS from the coding sequence TTGGCCGTCTTGCTCGAGAGCCCATCGGAGCCCCGCCCCGTCCCCGGAGGGCTCGACGCCGTCCGGGGCATCCAGGCCGCCGGGGTTCACTGCGGCATCAAGGGCCGGAACCCGGACCTGGCCGTGGTGGTGACCCATCCGCCGGCAGTGGCCGCGGGAACCTTCACCACGAACCGGGTGCAGGCAGCACCCGTGGTGGTCTCGCGGGAGCACCTGGCCCGGGGTGGCCTGGTGCGGGCCATCGTGGTCAACTCAGGCATCGCCAACGCCTGCACCGGCGAGCAGGGCCTGGCCGACGCCCGTCGCATGGCGGCCGTGCTGGCCGAGAGGCTGGGGGCGGCGCCCCAGGAGGTTCTGGTGGCCTCCACGGGCGTGATCGGCCAGAGCCTTCCCATGGAGAAGGTGGAGGCGGGGATCCAGGCGGCCGTGGAGCAAGTGCGGGCCGGGGGCGGGGCCGACGCGGCCCGGGCCATCTGCACCACCGACACCCGCATCAAGCAGGCAGCGGTGAAGGTCTCCTTGCGGGGCGGCACCGTCCGGGTGGGCGGCATGGCCAAGGGCTCGGGCATGATCCACCCCAACATGGCCACCATGCTGGCCTTCGTGGCCACTGACGCCGCGGTGGAGCGGGAGTGGCTCGAGGAGCGGTGGCGCCGGTCGGTGGCGGCCAGCTACAACCGGATCACCGTGGACGGCGACACCTCCACCAACGACATGGCCCTGGTGCTGGCCAACGGTGCCTCCGGCGTGCGGCCCGACGGCCCCGGGGAGGAGGCCCTGCTGGGCGAGGCGCTGGACCAGGTGAACCTGGAGCTGGCCCGGATGATCGCCGCCGACGGAGAAGGGGCCAGCCACCTGATGGTGGTGCGGGTCACGGGCGCGGCCAGCCCCGAGGAGGCGGACCGCTGCGCCCGCACCATCGCCGCCTCGCCGCTGGTGAAGACGGCGGTGGCCGGGCGCGACCCGAACTGGGGCAGGATCCTGGCGGCCGCGGGGCGAAGCGGCGTTACCCTGGACCCGTCCCGCCTGGACCTCTGGATCGGCGGGGTACAGGTGGCCGCGGGGGGCGCCGGGCGGAAGGGCGCCGAAGAGGCCGCCCGGGCGCGCATGGAGCCCTTCGAGGTCGAGATCCGGCTGGACCTGGGCTCAGGCCCCCACGAGGGGCTGGCCTTCGGCTGCGATCTGACCGAGGGCTACGTGCGGATCAACGCGGAGTACCGCAGCTAG
- the argB gene encoding acetylglutamate kinase, with product MSGGPLGQSELERRAGVLIEALPYIRSFAGKSFVIKYGGSAMSDPALQQAVITDLVLLKYVGLHPVVVHGGGGRLSQWMRRLGMEPRFVEGLRVTDAETMQLAQMVLVGSVNQEIVALINRMGGRAVGLSGTDGNLIVARKRQTPGKEAVDLGFVGEVEKVNAGLIHLLERDGYIPVISSIGVGLSGEPYNINADTVAGEVAAALKADKLILLTDVRGVMEDPADPGTLISTLDVEQARHLVTGHAVKEGMIPKLEACVKALEAGVPRAHIIDGRREHALLLELFTDRGIGTMVVG from the coding sequence ATGAGCGGGGGCCCCCTGGGGCAGAGCGAGCTGGAACGGAGGGCAGGGGTCCTCATCGAGGCCCTGCCTTACATCCGCTCCTTCGCGGGGAAGAGCTTCGTCATCAAGTACGGCGGCAGCGCCATGAGCGATCCGGCGCTCCAGCAGGCGGTGATCACGGACCTGGTGCTCCTCAAGTACGTGGGGCTCCACCCGGTCGTCGTCCACGGAGGGGGCGGGCGGCTGAGCCAGTGGATGCGCCGCCTGGGCATGGAGCCCCGGTTCGTGGAGGGCCTGCGGGTCACCGACGCGGAGACCATGCAGCTCGCGCAGATGGTGCTGGTGGGAAGCGTCAACCAGGAGATCGTCGCCCTCATCAACCGCATGGGCGGCCGGGCCGTGGGGCTCTCGGGCACCGACGGCAACCTGATCGTGGCCCGCAAGCGCCAGACGCCCGGCAAGGAGGCGGTCGACCTGGGCTTCGTGGGCGAGGTGGAGAAGGTCAACGCCGGCCTCATCCACCTCCTGGAGCGGGACGGGTACATCCCGGTCATCTCCTCCATCGGGGTGGGGCTCTCGGGAGAGCCCTACAACATCAACGCCGACACGGTGGCAGGGGAGGTGGCCGCCGCGCTCAAGGCCGACAAGCTCATCCTCCTCACCGACGTGCGGGGGGTGATGGAGGATCCCGCGGACCCCGGCACCCTCATCAGCACCCTGGACGTGGAGCAGGCCCGCCACCTGGTGACGGGCCACGCGGTGAAGGAAGGGATGATCCCCAAGCTCGAGGCGTGCGTCAAGGCGCTGGAGGCGGGGGTCCCCCGCGCGCACATCATCGACGGGCGCCGGGAGCACGCGCTGCTCCTGGAGCTCTTCACCGACCGCGGCATCGGCACCATGGTGGTCGGGTAG
- a CDS encoding type II secretion system protein GspD, protein MERVTYRDRWVEIFGQRLFFYQVISGPERNELTLSLPRTRPAEEPLVATGESRYVEEASVTVVPAKGLPGATTHIRLRLAGPAHQQGFVAPDGRRIQIALTPEATVKPTEASLPEGGFQTLSLRYADAGDLASTLRRLVPYGDTVIQVDERLNRLILDSSMDRFEDIRRLAEELDRPGDQILIDAQIVEIHADAASHLGLNVSASLSVRFREESQYYGTIPLPLQPFVRTPVEIMATLDLLKGEGKAQVLANPRVATVDGIPALVRTEERFPVFVTQTSGDQAFRVKQDIVAGITLSITPRHNGDGEITTEIKTDVTSITGTTSEGYPTTSSREAETTIRVRSGETIVIGGLLERREIEHRDKIPLLGDIPYLGALFTNFRSEAKETELFIIVTPYLIQ, encoded by the coding sequence GTGGAACGCGTCACGTACCGGGATCGTTGGGTTGAGATCTTTGGGCAGCGCCTCTTCTTCTACCAGGTCATCTCGGGACCGGAACGGAACGAGCTCACCCTCTCCCTCCCACGTACCCGCCCAGCCGAGGAGCCGCTGGTGGCCACCGGCGAGAGCCGCTACGTGGAAGAGGCTTCGGTGACCGTGGTTCCCGCAAAGGGGTTGCCAGGGGCAACTACGCACATTCGCCTTCGTCTGGCCGGCCCCGCCCACCAGCAGGGGTTCGTAGCGCCCGACGGCCGGCGGATCCAGATCGCCCTGACGCCGGAGGCCACGGTGAAGCCCACCGAAGCTTCTCTCCCGGAGGGAGGTTTTCAGACTCTCTCCCTTCGTTACGCAGACGCTGGGGACCTCGCCTCCACCCTGCGCCGGCTCGTCCCGTACGGCGACACCGTCATTCAGGTGGATGAGCGGCTGAACCGCCTCATTCTCGACAGTTCCATGGACCGCTTCGAGGACATCCGCCGCCTGGCGGAGGAGCTGGACCGGCCGGGCGATCAGATCCTCATCGACGCGCAGATCGTCGAGATTCATGCCGATGCCGCCTCGCACCTGGGGTTGAACGTGAGCGCGTCGCTCTCCGTCCGTTTCCGGGAGGAGAGCCAGTACTACGGGACGATTCCTTTGCCGCTCCAGCCCTTCGTTCGTACGCCCGTGGAGATCATGGCCACCCTGGATCTCCTCAAGGGTGAGGGCAAGGCCCAGGTCCTGGCCAACCCCCGGGTGGCCACGGTGGACGGCATCCCCGCCCTTGTGCGGACCGAGGAGCGCTTCCCCGTCTTCGTCACCCAGACAAGTGGAGACCAGGCCTTCCGGGTGAAGCAGGACATCGTGGCCGGCATCACCCTCTCGATCACCCCGCGTCACAACGGGGATGGGGAGATCACCACCGAGATCAAGACCGACGTGACGTCCATCACGGGAACGACCTCCGAAGGCTACCCGACCACCAGCAGCCGGGAGGCGGAGACGACCATCCGGGTCCGCTCGGGCGAGACCATCGTCATCGGCGGCCTCTTGGAACGACGGGAGATCGAGCACCGGGATAAGATCCCCCTCCTGGGCGACATCCCGTACCTCGGGGCCCTCTTCACCAACTTCCGGAGCGAGGCCAAGGAGACCGAGTTGTTCATCATTGTGACGCCTTACCTGATCCAGTAG
- the argH gene encoding argininosuccinate lyase: MQARSGRFREPLDETVAAFQNSFPFDQRLFRQDVQGSRAHVRMLARQGILAQDEVEVLLEGLDRVEAEFAEGRFEARPDDEDVHMAVERRLVELVGDAGKRLHTARSRNDQVALDLRLWLREEMELLDEELLGLQAAFLDLAEAHPRAVMPGYTHLQRAQPVLLAHHLLAYVEMLERDRERFRDARRRMNLSPLGAGALAGVPYPVDPQGVATELGFAGVCANSLDAVSDRDHAVEFLAAASLLMVHVSRLAEELVLWSSQEFGFVELPDRFATGSSIMPQKKNPDVPELVRGKTGRVVGHLVGLLVTLKGLPLAYNKDLQEDKEPLFDTADTLHATLRVLAALVPALRVDEERMRRAAEDGYLTATELADALVRRGVPFREAHHAVGALVAYARERGCRLSDLTGEELVRFHPRLGVELLPLTEPQRAVDARKSWGGTGYAQVEEALARARRRLEQRG, encoded by the coding sequence ATGCAGGCCAGGTCCGGACGTTTCCGCGAGCCGCTGGATGAGACGGTGGCCGCCTTCCAGAACTCCTTTCCCTTCGACCAGCGTCTCTTCCGCCAGGACGTCCAGGGGAGCCGCGCGCACGTGCGGATGCTGGCCCGGCAGGGCATTCTCGCCCAGGACGAGGTCGAGGTCCTCCTGGAGGGCCTGGACCGGGTGGAAGCCGAGTTCGCGGAGGGCCGCTTCGAGGCCCGGCCCGACGACGAGGACGTCCACATGGCCGTGGAGCGGCGGTTGGTGGAGCTGGTGGGCGACGCCGGGAAGCGGCTCCACACCGCCCGCAGCCGAAACGACCAGGTGGCGCTGGACCTCCGGCTCTGGCTGCGGGAGGAGATGGAGCTCCTGGACGAAGAGCTCCTGGGGCTCCAGGCCGCCTTCCTGGACCTGGCCGAGGCCCACCCGCGGGCGGTGATGCCGGGGTACACCCACCTCCAGCGGGCCCAACCCGTGCTGCTGGCCCACCACCTGCTGGCCTACGTGGAGATGCTGGAGAGGGACCGGGAGCGCTTCCGGGACGCCCGCCGGCGCATGAACCTCTCGCCCCTGGGGGCTGGCGCCCTGGCGGGGGTGCCGTACCCTGTGGACCCCCAGGGGGTCGCAACCGAGCTGGGCTTCGCCGGGGTGTGCGCCAACAGCCTGGACGCCGTCTCGGACCGGGACCACGCGGTGGAGTTCCTGGCCGCGGCCAGCCTCCTCATGGTCCATGTCTCGCGCCTGGCGGAGGAGCTGGTGCTCTGGAGCAGCCAGGAGTTCGGCTTCGTGGAGCTCCCGGACCGCTTCGCCACGGGGTCCAGCATCATGCCCCAGAAGAAGAACCCCGACGTGCCCGAGCTGGTGCGGGGCAAGACGGGCCGGGTGGTGGGGCACCTGGTGGGGCTGCTGGTGACGCTCAAGGGGCTGCCCCTGGCCTACAACAAGGACCTGCAGGAGGACAAGGAGCCCCTCTTCGACACCGCGGACACCCTCCACGCCACCCTGCGGGTGCTGGCAGCCCTGGTGCCGGCCCTGCGGGTGGACGAGGAGCGCATGCGCCGGGCCGCCGAAGACGGCTACCTGACGGCCACCGAGCTGGCCGACGCCCTGGTGCGCCGGGGCGTTCCCTTCCGGGAGGCGCACCACGCCGTGGGCGCCCTGGTGGCCTACGCCCGCGAGCGCGGCTGCCGGCTGAGCGACTTGACCGGGGAAGAGCTGGTTCGCTTTCACCCGAGGCTCGGGGTGGAGCTCCTCCCCCTGACGGAACCCCAGCGGGCCGTGGATGCCCGAAAGAGTTGGGGCGGAACCGGGTACGCTCAGGTGGAGGAAGCGCTCGCCCGGGCACGGAGGCGGCTGGAGCAGCGCGGCTAG
- the carB gene encoding carbamoyl-phosphate synthase large subunit — translation MPKDPSVRRVLVIGSGPIVIGQAAEFDYAGTQACRSLREEGVEVVLVNSNPATIMTDPDMADRIYFQPLTLPYLERIIARERPDGLLPTLGGQTGLNLAVELARAGVLDRYGVRLLGTPLATIEKAEDRQLFKNAMEAIGEPVIESRTVGSVAEGLAFAAEAGYPVIIRPAFTLGGTGGGMVRDERAAREVLARGLKRSPIGQVLVERSVAGWKEIEYEVMRDKADTCIAVCNMENLDPIGVHTGDSAVIAPSQTLSDREYQMLRSASLRIIRALGVEGGCNIQFALSPTSLDYYVIEVNPRVSRSSALASKATGYPIARVAAKIAVGLTLPEIANAVTGKTTACFEPALDYVVMKLPRWPFDTFGAADRSLGTQMKATGEVMAIGRTYEEALMKAIRSLDQGPDGLLAPGLERLPEAALARRLEQPDDQRLFLLAEALRRGWSVERVSELSKVDRFFLDGMARIVDAYGQAARLAPSARGAEGAPPVAAGELQRLKALGLADSELARLWDVPESSVRELRRRLGVRPVYKIVDTCAAEFEASTPYYYSTYDQEDESRPGDRPAVLVLGSGPIRIGQGIEFDYACVHSAWALQEAGYRAVMVNSNPETVSTDFDTSDALYFEPLTLEDVLRVVEVERPAGVVAQFGGQTAINLAAPLHEAGVPILGTSPEAIDVCEDRERFADLCRRLGIPQPEGVTATSVQEAMGYALKLGFPLLVRPSYVLGGRAMEIVTHEQELFEYLQSAVEVSHRHPVLVDRYLPGREVEVDLIADGEQVLIPGIMEHVERAGVHSGDSSAFFPPRSLSPEQQQELAGIARRLALAVGVRGIFNIQFVLYQDRFYCLEANPRASRTVPFLSKVTGVPMVRLATQVMLGKSLAELGYAGGLLPAPRTAGGPGGYTAVKSPVFSFEKMQAVETSLGPEMKSTGEVMGLDRDPERALAKALAACGMGLPAPLPQGGRGRALLSIADRDKPEIVPLARRLAELGFELCATPGTAAVLREAGLEVDVVPRTGEGHLDPLERVRAGEVRLVVNTPTQARQPLRWGFQLRRLAVEFGVPCFTSLDTLAAALRAAGNGGPVEVEPLDFYVEAAQAARRRGGARRGRAVTEPPGTRAASRWIPLVRPAAGQALDG, via the coding sequence GTGCCTAAGGACCCGAGCGTGCGCCGGGTGCTGGTGATCGGCTCGGGCCCCATCGTCATCGGGCAGGCGGCCGAGTTCGACTACGCCGGTACCCAGGCCTGCCGGAGCCTCCGGGAGGAAGGGGTGGAGGTGGTGCTGGTCAACTCCAACCCGGCCACCATCATGACCGACCCGGACATGGCCGACCGGATCTACTTCCAGCCGCTCACCCTCCCCTACCTGGAGCGCATCATCGCCCGGGAGCGGCCCGACGGCCTGCTGCCCACCCTGGGGGGCCAGACCGGTCTCAACCTGGCGGTGGAGCTGGCCCGGGCCGGGGTACTGGATCGGTACGGCGTGCGCCTGCTGGGGACGCCCTTGGCCACCATCGAGAAGGCCGAGGACCGCCAGCTCTTCAAGAACGCCATGGAGGCCATCGGAGAGCCGGTGATCGAGAGCCGAACGGTGGGCTCGGTGGCCGAGGGCCTCGCCTTCGCGGCGGAGGCGGGCTACCCGGTCATCATCCGCCCGGCCTTCACCTTGGGCGGCACGGGCGGGGGCATGGTCCGGGACGAGCGAGCCGCCCGGGAGGTCCTGGCCCGAGGGCTGAAGCGCTCGCCCATCGGCCAGGTGCTGGTGGAGCGGAGCGTGGCCGGCTGGAAGGAGATCGAGTACGAGGTGATGCGGGACAAGGCCGACACCTGCATCGCCGTCTGCAACATGGAGAACCTGGACCCCATCGGCGTCCACACGGGCGACTCGGCCGTCATCGCGCCCAGCCAGACCCTTTCGGACCGGGAGTACCAGATGCTCCGGTCCGCCTCCCTGCGGATCATCCGGGCCCTGGGGGTGGAGGGTGGCTGCAACATCCAGTTCGCGCTCTCGCCCACCTCGCTCGACTACTACGTCATCGAGGTGAATCCCCGGGTGAGCCGCTCGAGCGCCCTGGCCTCCAAGGCCACCGGCTACCCCATCGCCCGGGTGGCCGCCAAGATCGCGGTGGGGCTCACCCTTCCCGAGATCGCGAACGCGGTGACGGGCAAGACCACCGCCTGCTTCGAGCCGGCGTTGGACTACGTGGTGATGAAGCTGCCCCGCTGGCCCTTCGATACCTTCGGCGCGGCGGACCGCTCCCTGGGCACCCAGATGAAGGCGACGGGCGAGGTGATGGCCATCGGCCGCACCTACGAGGAGGCCCTGATGAAGGCGATCCGCTCCCTGGACCAGGGGCCCGACGGACTCCTGGCGCCGGGGCTCGAGCGGCTCCCCGAGGCGGCCCTGGCCCGGCGGCTGGAGCAGCCCGACGACCAGCGCCTCTTCCTCCTGGCCGAAGCCCTGCGGCGCGGGTGGAGCGTGGAGCGGGTCTCGGAGCTGTCGAAGGTGGACCGCTTCTTCCTGGACGGGATGGCGCGGATCGTGGACGCGTACGGCCAGGCGGCGCGGCTTGCGCCCTCGGCCCGGGGGGCGGAGGGCGCGCCACCCGTGGCGGCCGGGGAGCTGCAGCGGCTGAAGGCCTTAGGGCTAGCCGACTCGGAGCTGGCCCGGCTCTGGGACGTGCCCGAGAGCTCGGTGCGGGAGCTCCGCCGGCGCCTCGGGGTGCGGCCCGTCTACAAGATCGTCGACACGTGCGCGGCCGAGTTCGAGGCGAGCACCCCCTACTATTACTCCACCTACGATCAGGAGGACGAGAGCCGCCCGGGCGACCGCCCCGCGGTGCTGGTGCTGGGATCCGGTCCCATCCGCATCGGGCAGGGCATCGAGTTCGACTACGCGTGCGTCCACTCGGCGTGGGCCCTGCAGGAGGCCGGCTACCGGGCGGTGATGGTCAACAGCAACCCGGAGACGGTGAGCACCGACTTTGACACCTCCGACGCCCTCTATTTCGAGCCCCTCACCCTGGAGGACGTACTCCGCGTGGTGGAGGTCGAGCGACCCGCCGGGGTGGTGGCCCAGTTCGGGGGACAGACGGCCATCAACCTGGCGGCTCCCCTCCACGAGGCCGGGGTGCCCATCCTGGGCACGAGCCCCGAGGCCATCGACGTCTGCGAGGACCGGGAGCGGTTCGCGGACCTCTGCCGGCGCCTGGGCATCCCCCAGCCCGAAGGGGTCACCGCCACCTCGGTGCAGGAGGCGATGGGGTACGCCCTGAAGCTGGGCTTCCCCCTGCTGGTACGCCCCTCCTACGTCCTGGGCGGCCGGGCCATGGAGATCGTCACCCACGAGCAGGAGCTCTTCGAGTACCTCCAGTCGGCGGTGGAGGTCTCCCACCGCCACCCGGTGCTGGTGGACCGCTACCTCCCGGGCCGGGAGGTGGAGGTGGACCTGATCGCCGATGGGGAGCAGGTGCTCATCCCCGGGATCATGGAGCACGTGGAGCGGGCCGGCGTGCACTCGGGCGACTCCAGCGCCTTCTTTCCGCCCCGAAGCCTGAGCCCCGAGCAGCAGCAGGAGCTGGCCGGCATCGCCCGGCGCCTGGCGCTGGCGGTGGGCGTGCGGGGCATCTTCAACATCCAGTTCGTCCTCTACCAGGACCGTTTCTACTGCCTGGAGGCCAACCCCCGGGCCAGCCGGACGGTGCCCTTCCTCAGCAAGGTCACCGGCGTGCCCATGGTGCGGCTGGCCACCCAGGTGATGCTCGGAAAGAGCCTGGCGGAGCTGGGGTACGCCGGCGGTCTCCTGCCGGCCCCCCGCACCGCGGGCGGGCCGGGCGGCTACACCGCGGTGAAAAGCCCCGTCTTCTCCTTCGAGAAGATGCAGGCGGTGGAGACCTCCCTGGGACCCGAGATGAAGTCCACCGGCGAGGTGATGGGCCTCGACCGGGATCCGGAGCGGGCCCTGGCCAAGGCGCTGGCCGCGTGCGGCATGGGGCTTCCGGCGCCCCTGCCCCAGGGCGGCCGGGGGCGGGCGCTCCTCTCCATCGCCGACCGCGACAAGCCCGAGATCGTCCCCTTGGCCCGGCGCCTGGCTGAGCTTGGGTTCGAGCTCTGCGCCACGCCCGGGACGGCCGCGGTGCTGCGCGAGGCGGGGCTGGAGGTGGACGTGGTGCCCCGCACCGGTGAGGGCCACCTGGACCCGCTCGAGCGGGTGCGCGCAGGCGAGGTGCGGCTGGTGGTGAACACGCCCACCCAGGCTCGCCAGCCTCTCCGCTGGGGCTTCCAACTGCGGCGGCTGGCGGTGGAGTTCGGGGTGCCCTGCTTCACCTCCCTGGACACCCTTGCCGCCGCCCTACGGGCCGCAGGCAACGGGGGCCCGGTGGAAGTGGAGCCGCTGGACTTCTACGTGGAGGCGGCTCAGGCGGCACGGAGGCGGGGTGGGGCCCGCCGTGGCCGGGCGGTCACGGAGCCCCCGGGCACCCGAGCAGCAAGCCGGTGGATCCCCCTGGTGCGGCCCGCGGCCGGCCAGGCGCTGGACGGTTGA